From the Lathyrus oleraceus cultivar Zhongwan6 chromosome 4, CAAS_Psat_ZW6_1.0, whole genome shotgun sequence genome, one window contains:
- the LOC127075774 gene encoding probable receptor-like protein kinase At4g39110, translated as MGKIEKKHIKIKFSLPNQNNFLSSLSSSSMMPILLVFLLLSFFSSPSLALPSSASFLPKDNFLIDCGAENPPTLPDGRQFKSDPQANSFLKATDDYKVSVNDVDVPLPVYLNARIFIQEAKYSFHLVQSGFHWVRLHFYPIKNSVFDLQKATFSVNTDTFVLLHSFNVNNTDKPILKEYLINVTDPQFTLSFIPLKNSAAFINAIEVVSAPDNLMFDNGAGLFPVAEVTGLTAYAYQPVYRLNNGGPLITSSNDTLGRTWESDEHYLTNKNLAKFVSVATNVVKYPQDTPTISPLTAPQTIYSSATEMGDAGVNLPNFNVSWKFDVDTSFSYLIRLHFCDIVSKGLNQLYFNVYINGKVAIPNLDLSAITGALATPYYKDIVVNATLMTQGLSVQVGPANADGGNANAMLNGIEVLKISNTVNSLDGEFGVDGRRVGGSNRGTVAAVGFAMMFGAFVGLGAMVIKWHKRPQDWQKRNSFSSWLLPLHAGDTSFMSSKNSMGKSNIFSSSMGLGRIFSFHEIQEATKNFDAKNIIGVGGFGNVYLGVIDEGTQVAVKRGNPQSEQGINEFQTEIQMLSKLRHRHLVSMIGYCDENEEMILVYEYMPNGHLRDHLYGKNMPALSWKQRLEICIGSARGLHYLHTGTAQGIIHRDVKTTNILLDENFTAKVSDFGLSKDAPMGQGHVSTAVKGSFGYLDPEYFRRQQLTEKSDVYSFGVVLLEALCARPAINPQLPREQVNLADWAMQWKRKGLIDKIIDPLLIGSINPESMKKFAEAAEKCLADHGVDRPSMGDVLWNLEYALQLQEAFTQGKAEDENENKAASSAAVVVPTSPAPVPPTITTPLTIPEDTPTTPSPPHQEANNSNNNGAAEARAIDDHSGTAMFAQFSNLNGR; from the coding sequence ATGGGGAAGATAGaaaaaaaacatataaaaataaaattttctttACCAAATCAAAATAATTTTCTATCATCCTTGTCATCATCATCCATGATGCCTATCCTCCTGGTTTTTCTTCTCTTATCTTTCTTCTCTTCGCCGTCTTTAGCTCTTCCTTCTTCCGCAAGTTTCCTTCCTAAGGACAATTTTCTCATTGATTGTGGTGCTGAAAATCCACCTACTTTACCTGATGGAAGACAGTTCAAATCAGATCCACAGGCGAATTCGTTCTTAAAAGCGACCGATGATTACAAGGTTTCGGTGAATGATGTTGATGTTCCTTTACCTGTATATCTAAATGCTAGAATCTTTATTCAAGAAGCTAAGTATTCTTTCCATTTGGTTCAATCTGGTTTCCATTGGGTTCGCCTTCATTTCTATCCGATTAAAAACAGTGTTTTCGATCTTCAAAAGGCGACGTTTTCTGTCAACACAGATACTTTTGTACTTCTTCATAGCTTCAATGTCAATAACACTGATAAACCTATCCTCAAGGAGTATCTTATCAATGTAACAGATCCACAGTTTACATTGTCTTTTATTCCTTTGAAGAATTCGGCTGCGTTTATCAACGCAATCGAGGTTGTTTCGGCTCCTGATAACCTAATGTTCGATAACGGGGCGGGACTTTTTCCGGTCGCTGAGGTGACCGGTTTAACAGCCTATGCTTATCAGCCTGTTTATAGATTGAACAATGGAGGACCTCTTATTACATCATCAAATGATACATTAGGAAGAACATGGGAATCTGATGAACATTATCTTACAAACAAGAACCTTGCAAAATTTGTTTCTGTTGCTACTAATGTTGTTAAGTATCCTCAAGACACGCCGACGATTTCGCCTTTGACTGCGCCACAGACGATTTATTCTTCTGCAACTGAGATGGGTGATGCCGGTGTTAATCTACCAAATTTCAATGTTTCATGGAAATTTGATGTTGACACTTCTTTTAGTTATCTTATAAGGTTGCATTTTTGTGACATTGTGAGTAAAGGTCTTAATCAACTTTACTTCAATGTTTATATTAATGGAAAAGTTGCAATCCCTAATTTGGATTTATCCGCGATCACCGGTGCGTTGGCGACACCATATTATAAAGATATTGTTGTGAATGCGACATTGATGACTCAAGGACTAAGTGTTCAAGTTGGTCCTGCAAATGCTGATGGTGgaaatgcaaatgcaatgttgAATGGTATTGAGGTTTTGAAGATAAGCAACACTGTTAATAGTTTGGATGGTGAGTTTGGTGTTGATGGAAGGAGAGTTGGAGGGTCGAACCGAGGAACGGTTGCGGCCGTTGGTTTCGCTATGATGTTTGGAGCATTTGTTGGTCTTGGTGCTATGGTGATCAAGTGGCATAAGAGGCCACAAGATTGGCAAAAGAGGAATAGTTTCTCATCATGGTTGCTTCCTCTACACGCCGGTGACACGAGTTTCATGAGTAGCAAGAATTCAATGGGGAAAAGCAACATTTTCTCATCATCAATGGGACTAGGAAGGATTTTCTCCTTTCATGAAATACAAGAAGCGACTAAGAACTTCGATGCGAAGAACATCATCGGTGTTGGTGGATTCGGTAATGTTTACTTAGGTGTGATCGACGAAGGGACTCAAGTTGCTGTTAAGAGAGGAAATCCACAATCAGAACAAGGTATCAATGAATTCCAAACTGAAATCCAAATGCTGTCTAAACTTAGACATAGACATTTGGTTTCGATGATTGGATATTGCGACGAAAACGAAGAAATGATCTTGGTTTATGAGTACATGCCTAATGGACATTTGAGGGATCATCTTTATGGAAAGAACATGCCAGCACTTTCTTGGAAGCAAAGGCTAGAGATTTGCATCGGATCCGCGAGAGGTCTTCATTACCTTCACACCGGAACAGCACAAGGAATCATTCATCGCGACGTGAAGACAACAAACATTTTACTCGACGAGAATTTCACTGCTAAGGTATCTGATTTCGGGCTTTCAAAAGACGCGCCTATGGGACAAGGTCATGTCAGTACCGCGGTGAAAGGTAGTTTCGGTTATCTTGATCCCGAGTACTTCAGGAGACAACAACTAACCGAGAAGTCAGATGTTTACTCGTTCGGAGTAGTCCTACTCGAGGCACTATGCGCTAGGCCGGCTATTAACCCTCAGTTACCTAGAGAACAAGTTAACTTAGCGGATTGGGCTATGCAATGGAAGAGAAAGGGTTTGATCGATAAAATCATCGACCCTCTTCTCATCGGTTCAATTAACCCCGAATCAATGAAGAAATTCGCTGAGGCGGCCGAGAAATGTTTAGCCGATCACGGCGTAGACAGGCCTTCAATGGGAGATGTTCTATGGAACTTGGAATACGCGCTGCAGCTTCAAGAAGCTTTCACACAAGGAAAAGCTGAAGATGAGAATGAGAACAAAGCTGCTTCTTCTGCTGCTGTTGTTGTTCCAACTTCACCTGCTCCTGTTCCTCCTACTATTACTACACCTCTTACTATTCCTGAAGACACCCCCACCACACCTAGCCCTCCCCATCAAGAAgcaaacaacagcaacaacaatGGTGCTGCTGAAGCTCGTGCTATCGATGATCATTCTGGAACTGCAATGTTTGCACAGTTTAGTAATCTTAATGGAAGGTGA